Proteins from a genomic interval of Paenibacillus sp. FSL H8-0048:
- a CDS encoding alpha/beta hydrolase family protein gives MERNIIIRHNGEELTASIHYPAADRAGTGRCKNRVPLAVICHGFVGSRIGVDRIFVKAARELAQDGYMVIRFDYAGCGESSGDYGSEDMESMIGQTRAVLDYGISSADVDPQRVTLIGHSLGGAVALLTGVRDRRVKNLVLWSAVGYPFNDIVKIVGREAFDRSVKSGSADYAGYSFTPVYFNSLAAFQPFQEAGKFSGDVLVIHGTSDDVIPVDYAFLYQKLFWTRPEGRCDKEIIFQGDHTFSSGPAQEQVLKRTRDWMNQQEHLQEEWQNWMI, from the coding sequence ATGGAACGGAATATCATCATCCGGCATAACGGAGAGGAATTGACAGCGAGCATACATTATCCGGCCGCAGACCGGGCAGGGACAGGACGGTGCAAGAACCGGGTGCCGCTTGCAGTGATCTGCCACGGCTTCGTGGGCAGCCGGATCGGTGTCGACCGGATCTTCGTCAAGGCCGCCCGGGAGCTGGCGCAGGATGGCTATATGGTAATCCGTTTCGATTATGCAGGCTGCGGGGAGAGCAGCGGCGATTACGGCAGTGAGGATATGGAGTCGATGATCGGGCAGACCCGGGCGGTGCTGGATTACGGCATCAGCTCGGCCGATGTGGACCCGCAGCGTGTGACGCTGATCGGACACAGTCTGGGCGGCGCGGTGGCGCTGCTGACCGGTGTCCGTGACCGGCGAGTGAAGAATCTTGTACTGTGGTCAGCCGTCGGCTATCCCTTCAATGACATCGTCAAGATTGTCGGCAGGGAAGCCTTCGACCGGTCGGTGAAGAGCGGTTCGGCCGATTACGCCGGCTATTCGTTCACTCCGGTATACTTCAATTCCCTGGCCGCTTTCCAGCCGTTCCAAGAGGCAGGGAAGTTCAGCGGCGATGTGCTGGTTATCCACGGGACTTCCGACGATGTGATTCCTGTAGATTATGCGTTCCTCTACCAGAAGCTGTTCTGGACCCGGCCGGAAGGACGGTGCGACAAGGAGATTATTTTCCAGGGCGATCATACCTTCTCTTCGGGTCCGGCGCAGGAGCAGGTGCTGAAGCGTACCCGGGATTGGATGAACCAGCAGGAGCATCTGCAGGAGGAATGGCAGAACTGGATGATATAG
- a CDS encoding DUF1129 family protein → MKVKAMIKQNNLLREQMTPSNRSYFEDMILAMRASSVDAVRAEELLLEAAALLLKGQAKGKNAKQVFGEKPGDYFKDVMDSAPPRTPRSRLKNSLMISWSALTLLFGTMGIAGLITQWSGGPHELFGQLSLFTLVVVGAGSIVLVELIMKWMASLSEDDSPKPKTFDIKALGIYIGIAVIAVFAGIFLDNLFPVIPVSPWVSLALAAAGGLGLKLIFFPS, encoded by the coding sequence ATGAAAGTCAAAGCTATGATTAAGCAGAACAACCTGCTGCGGGAGCAGATGACGCCGTCTAACCGCTCTTATTTCGAAGATATGATTCTGGCGATGCGCGCCAGTTCAGTAGATGCTGTACGTGCAGAGGAGCTGCTGCTGGAGGCGGCCGCGCTGCTGCTGAAGGGACAAGCCAAGGGGAAGAACGCCAAGCAGGTTTTTGGCGAGAAGCCCGGCGATTATTTCAAGGACGTGATGGACAGTGCCCCGCCGCGCACACCGCGAAGCCGGCTGAAGAACTCCCTGATGATCTCCTGGTCCGCTCTGACCCTGCTGTTCGGGACGATGGGCATTGCCGGCCTGATTACACAGTGGAGCGGCGGTCCGCACGAACTCTTCGGCCAGCTTAGCCTGTTCACTCTGGTCGTTGTCGGCGCAGGCTCCATCGTGCTGGTTGAGCTTATTATGAAATGGATGGCCTCCCTCTCGGAGGACGACAGTCCGAAGCCTAAGACCTTCGACATTAAGGCCCTGGGCATCTATATCGGAATTGCCGTGATTGCGGTATTCGCCGGCATATTCCTCGATAATCTGTTCCCGGTCATTCCGGTCTCGCCCTGGGTCAGTCTGGCTCTGGCCGCCGCCGGAGGTCTAGGGCTGAAATTGATATTCTTCCCATCTTAG